Below is a window of Gilliamella sp. ESL0405 DNA.
CCCAATCACATTAAAATCACCATTTTCTTTAATAAATGAAACCAGCTCGCTGGCATAGCGAAAATCATCTTTAGGTGTAACTGTCGGGCTAATATCGCCTCGCAGTGCAAGCACATTATCGATACCGGCACATTTAAGATCATGAAGAATTTTTTGCATTTCTGCTTTATCAAAATTAATTCCCGGCAAATGAGCAACACTTTCAATGCCATAAGTATGTTTGACAGAGTGGGCGATATCAATTGTCGTTTGACCATTCAAACTACCACCAGCGCCATAAGTAACACTGATAAAATCAGGTTTGAAGTAACCAAGTTCACGCAATGTGCTATAGATTGTCTCTAAAGGTGACGTTTTTTTAGGGGGAAAAACTTCAAAAGAGAACACGGTTTTTTTATTAAAGAGTAAATTTGTTTTCATCTGTATCATCCATTGGTGTGATTACTATTATCCTTACTGACATTTCCGCCGCCAAAATCGGCGGCGGAAATTAAGGTAAAGCAAATTAATTAACGCAACAGTGTTAATTAAGCGTTTTTCGAACTTCTAATGTTGCTTGAACTAAATGTTCTAAACTTGCAACAACTTCTTTCTCACCACGAGTTTTTAAACCACAATCCGGATTAATCCAAAGTTTTTGCTTGTCAATTTTTGCCAGTAACTTCTCAATTGTTGCTTTGATTTCAGCAACCGGTGGTACACGTGGTGAATGGATATCATAAACACCCGGTCCAACTTCAGTTTTAAAGTTATTGGCTTTAAGTACATCAATCAATTGTAGATTAGAACGTGATGCTTCAAATGAAATCACATCAGCATCCATGGCATCGATATCTTTGATAATGTCAGCAAATTCGCTATAACACATATGTGTATGAATTTGTGTATCAGCTTGTACTTTGCTGTGTACTAATCTAAATGCCGGAATAGCCCAATCAAGATATTCACTATTCCAATCAGCTTTACGTAATGGTAATTTCTCTTTTAACGCTGCTTCATCAATTTGGATGACTTTAATGCCGGCCGCTTCAAGATCTAACACTTCATCACTGATTGCTAAACCAATTTGGAATACTGACTCTTTTTGTGAAATATCTTCACGAGGGAACGACCAGTTAAGGATCGTCACTGGGCCAGTTAACATGCCTTTAACGGGTTTGTCAGTTAGGCTTTGTGCATATTGTGAATATTCAACGGTAATTGGTTTAGAGCGTGAAATATCACCCCATACAATGGGTGGCTTAACACAACGAGTACCATATGATTGCACCCATGCTTTTTCAGTAAAGACAAAACCATTTAAGCTTTCACCAAAATATTCAACCATGTCATTACGTTCAAATTCGCCGTGAACTAACACATCAATACCAATCTGTTCTTGAAGCTTGATGCATTCTGCAATTTTTTGTTTGTTAAACTCGGTATATTCATTTAAACAAATTTCACCTTTCTTGAATTTTGCACGGTTTAAACGTACATCAGGTGTTTGCGGGAATGAACCAATCGTTGTTGTAGGTAATAATGGCAAATTAAAGGCTTTTTTCTGTGCTGCTTCACGTACTGAAAATTCCGGTAGACGAGTAAAATCAGACGCTTTTAAAGCCGAAACTTTTTGACGTACCGCTTGATTTGCTCCTTCACGCTCACGCGTAAATAGGGTTTGATTTGCTTTGTAAGCCGGACTATTTTCAAAATTTGAATCTTTGACTAATTCACCCAGTTCAGCTAACTCTTGTAGCTTTTCTTGAGCAAAAGCAAAATAAGCTCGTTGTTGAATCGTTAATTTAGTTTCGTTTTGTAATGTATAAGGTACATGCAGTAACGAACAGGAAGTATTAATCACAATGTTTGCCGCTTTTTGCTTAATTTTTGCGACTAATTCCAATGTTTTTTTATAATTATTTTTCCAAATATTTTTACCATTTACCACACCAGCAAATAACACTTTATCAGCCGGGAAACCATGACTTTCAAGTAATGCTAAGGATTGTTTACCTTCAACAAAATCAAGCCCGATACCGTCAAATGGTAACGCCACTAATTGTTGGTAACAATCACGCACATCGCCAAAGTAAGTTTGTAAAACCACTTTGGTTGTACCTTTAACTGATAAAATTGACTGATAAAGCTCATTGAATAAAGCGATATCTTCATGAGTTAAATCAGTCACTAAAATTGGCTCATCAATTTGTATCCACTGCGCACCAAGTGCAGTAAATTTCTGAATAATTTCTTGATAGGCTTTAATAATATCGGCTTTAAAATCAACAAGCTGTTTATTACCTAAATACTGTGCTAATTTGAAAAAGGTTAATGCGCCAATCACAACCGGTTTGGTTTGAATACCTAGTGCTTTGGCTTCTTGATATTCGTCAAAAGGTTTGGTGCAGGCTAATTTTATTTGTAGTGAATCTTCAATTTCTGGCACTAAGTAGTGATAATTAGTGTTAAACCATTTTTTCATTGCCAACGCTCGCACATCACCTTTTTCACCTTGATAACCACGCGCCATGGCAAAATAACGATCGAGTTCAGGTAAGCCTAAATCTTGATAACGTTTCGGGATAACATTCAGTAAACAGGCCGTATCTAATACTGCATCATAAAATGAAAAGTCATTAGATGAGATTAAAGCAATTTTATGTGAGGCTTGTTGTTGTAGATGTTCAGCACGTAGGGCTTTTGCTTCATTTAATAATTCAGCTTGGGTTTTGTTACCTTTAAAATAAGCTTCGGTTGCAAATTTAAGCTCACGAAGTTTACCAACACGAGGATATCCAATAACTGCAGTATTCATTTTCTTTTCCTTATTTAGCATTTAGCACTTTTCTTTAGTGGTTAAAAAGATAGCAAAAAAAAATGTTATTGAATAATTCTAGTTTTTTATCAAAAGATATAGTTTTTAGCTATATCAAAAGGTATAAAAAATCCCTCAGTTTTTCAACAGAAGGATTGAAATAGATGAAAATTAATAAATTAACTACTGGCGCCATTCGCCACGGATTGGTCTTGAAAAATGAGCAAGCACAGCGATCATACAGATTTCGATCGATACACCCCAATAGATATGCCCTAAAATTTCACTCCAAAGTTCATAACCATTTAGGTTCCATAACCAACCAACGGTGCCTTGCGGATCATAAGCGGGATGACGAAAACCTAATAGCGGAATTAAAAAACCGTGCATCATAACGGTAATGATAATGCCATAAAATGCACCATACCATAATCGAATATTATTCCAGAAGTAGGCAATAAATACATAAACGAAGGCAAAGGCAAAACTAAATAACCAGTGATAAAGTGTTACTGCGCCCGAAACGATTGCCGTTTGGTAAACATAATCAAGTGAATGAGAATTAATGCCTAACCAACCAAGCCATGCATCAATGTGTGCCGCAGGTGGTGAAATTTCCCCAGGAACACGAGGAGGCATATTAACTTCAGAACCCCATTTAACCAGTGCGCTAATGAATCCACCAATCAGAGTAGTCCAAACAATAATTTGACGATTTATTTTATTTCCAAACATTTAAAATTTCCTATTTATTGTTAAAATTCTTCGAATTATATTGCATATTAATGGGTGTTAAAAGAGGAAAAACAAGATAAATAAACAAAAAAATCTATTATAACAATCGATAAAACTTGTTTTAAAATGAAAGTGTCAAATAAAAACACTCAATCCATTTATATATTATCAAAAATCAATGAAGCCTTTATTATTTAACTGTTAGCAACAATAAATAATAATGGATACTCAATTAGTTAACACATTACAAATTACTCATAAAATATAAAAACTGTATTTATTTACAGTGTTTTTATTGCTATACTGTTTTTATCATCAATAGTACTGTTTATTAAAAATATTATGATAACTCAACTTACTATCAATAATTTTGCTATCGTCGATCAGTTGTTAGTGGATTTTACAACAGGGATGACCGCAATTACGGGTGAAACAGGTGCAGGTAAATCGATTGCGATCGATGCATTAGGGCTTTGTTTAGGGAATCGTTCCGATGCTTCATCTATCCGATCCGGCGCTGATCGTGTCGATATTTCAGCTTGCTTTGTGCTTGATGACACCCCCGCTGCCTTTTCTTGGCTAACTGAGAATCAGCTAGATGAAGGTAATGAGTGTATTTTACGACGAGTTATTAACCAAGATGGACGTTCTAAAGCCTTTATTAATGGTCGGGCAGTACCAATATCACAACTGAAAGATTTAGGACAACTATTGATTCAAATTCATGGTCAACATGAGCCTCAGCGACTTTTACGTAGTGACTATCAACAGCTTTTACTTAACCATTATATGAATGAGCCATCGTTGCTTAGTCAAATGAATCAAGCATATAAACAGTGGAAAACAGCTTGTCAAACTTATCAGCAATATCAAACCTCCAGACAAGAGCGTGAAGCACATATTCAACTTTTACAATATCAACTTAAAGAGCTTAATGAGTTTTCCCCTATTGAAGGTGAATATCAGCAAATTGATGAAGAATATAAACGCCTTTCCAACAGTGAACAGTTAATTCAGCTTAGCCAACAATCAGTGATGCTGTTGGACGAAGCCGAAGAATATAATGTCAGTAACTTACTCAATAGCGTGAAACATACCGTACAGGAGTTATCGGCTTTAGATCCAACTCTAAGCGATATTTGTAATTTACTTGAGGAAGCTTCCATTCAAATTAAAGAAGCCAGCTACGAACTACGCCATTATAGTGAGAGTTTAGAGCTTGACCCTGCCCGTGTGATGCAACTTGAACAGCGACTTTCAAAACAAATAGCCTTAGCTCGTAAACACCATGTGGCTCCTGAAGCTTTACCGGAATTACATCAAAATCTTTTAGCTGAGTTTAAGCAAATTAATCAACAAGACGAACAAAGCGAACAACTGAAAGCTGACATTAATAAATACCACCAAGTCACATTAGAACTTGCCAGTAAATTACATCAAAAACGTTTAGCCATCAGTAAAACCTTAGCGAAAAAAGTGACTGCTATTATGCATGAGTTATCGATGCCAAATGGGCAATTTAGTATTGAAATTGCCTATGATGAAAATCGGTTAAATGAAGATGGTGCCGATCAAGTCACGTTTTTAGTAACAACTAATGCCGGTCAACTCGCACAACCATTGGCTAAAGTTGCATCGGGCGGGGAGTTATCTCGTATTGCCCTTGCCATTCAAGTTTTAACTGCGCAAAAAATGGATACACCTGCATTAATTTTTGACGAAATCGATGTCGGTATCAGTGGCTCTACAGCGGCAAAGGTAGGGCAACTGTTAAGACAATTAGGTCAATCAACACAAGTTATTACAGTCACGCATTTACCACAAGTAGCTGGTCAAGCCAATCAACACTATTTTGTCAGTAAAGAAACCAACGGTAAACAAACATCAACCGATATGCAAAAATTGGATGAAAAGGGTCGTATAAACGAACTGGCACGGCTTTTAGGCGGGGATAAAATTACTAATGCAACATTAGCCAATGCGAAAGAGCTACTTATTATCTAATTGAATTGTGGTAATATAACGCTTTCGATTTGGCTATAAAGGAAACTCGATCATGAATCTAGCGGGTAAACATATTCTATTAGGGATTGCCGGAGGCATTGCAGCTTATAAATGCCCTGATCTTGTTCGCCAATTAAAAAAAGCCGGGGCGCAGGTACATGTGGTACTCACTGAGTCAGCGAGCCACTTTGTCACACCGCTAACACTACAGGCAGTATCCGCAAACCCTGTATCAAGCGACCTGTTTGATCCGTCAGCTGAATTATCAATGAGCCATATTGAGCTGGCAAAGTGGGCTGATTTAGTTTTAATCGCACCCGCCACTGCAAATATCATTGCCAAAATAGCCAATGGTATTGCTGATGATCTATTATCGACTGTTTGTTTAGCAACACCAGCGCCAATAGCTATAGCGCCGGCGATGAATCAACAAATGTATAAAGCAGCAGCAACGCAACATAACCTTTCCATTTTAAGTGCCAGAAATTGCCTAATTTTAGGGCCGGATACAGGTTTTCAGGCGTGCGGTGATTGTGGTCCGGGTAGAATGCTCGAGCCACAAACGATGATAAACCAACTCGATCGTTACTTCGCTGATTCATCTTTACTTGCCGGAACATCAATTACTATTACCGCCGGACCAACGATTGAAGAAATCGATCCAGTCCGCTATATCAGCAATTACAGTTCAGGTAAAATGGGCTTTGCTATTGCAAAAGCTGCGGCTGAAATGGGGGCAACGGTCACTCTTATTAGTGGACCGGTAAATTTAGATACACCGAATAATGTCAATCGAATTGATGTTAAAAGTGCAAATCAAATGTATAATGAAGCTATCAAGTTTGCCAAAAAATCGTCTATTTTTATTTCTTGTGCTGCCGTAGCCGATTACCGTGCTGAAACAATCGCCAAGAAAAAAATAAAAAAAACAGATGACAACAATGAGCTAATTATCAAATTAGTCAAAAATCCAGATATTGTTGCCACTGTTGCTGCATTAAAAAGACAGCGCCCTTTTGTAGTAGGTTTTGCTGCCGAAACCAACAATGTTAAGGCTTATGCCCTTAAAAAACTAACTGACAAAAATTTAGATTTAATTTGTGCTAATGATGTTTCCGATAAAAGTATTGGTTTTAATTCAGATCAAAATGCATTAACCCTTTACTGGCAAAATGGTGAGCAAAAATTACCATTAGATAATAAACAGCAATTAGCCAAACACTTACTTGAAGCATTGATAATACGATATAAAGCGAGTCATGATGAAAAGAAAAATCGATATTAAAATATTAGATAAACGTTTAGGTGAGACATTTCCACTGCCAACCTATGCCACTGAAGGATCAGCGGGTATTGATTTGCGTGCAATGTTTGACAAAACAACCGAAATCAAGCCAGGCGAAACCATTTTAACCCCTACGGGTTTATCAATGCATATTGCTGATCCAAATTTAGCCGCATTAGTTCTACCTCGCTCCGGTTTAGGCTCTAAAAATGGGATTGTATTAGGTAATTTAGTCGGTTTAATCGACTCTGATTATCAAGGGCAACTGTTTGTACCAATTTGGAACAGAAGCCAAACGCCTTTTGTGATTGAACAAGGCGATCGAATTGCGCAATTAATTATTGTGCCAGTTGTTCAAGCTGAATTTAATATTGTTGATGAATTTACCGAGTCAGTGCGCGGTGAAGGTGGATTTGGACATTCGGGTAAAAAATGATTGTGAGTAATAAAAATAAAAATCGCAAAGAGGATATATTACAAGCGTTGGCAACAATGCTTCAATCCAATGAAGGGACACAGCGAATTACTACTGCTAAACTAGCCGCGACCGTTGGGGTGTCTGAGGCGGCGCTCTATCGTCATTTTCCAAGTAAAACCAAAATGTTTGAAAGTTTAATTGTCTATATTGAGGATATTTTACTTTCTCGTATCAATGTTATCTTACAAGACGAGCCTAACACAATGATTCGTTTGAAGTTAATTTTAGCGTTGATATTAGGCTTTTCAGAAAAAAATCCTGGCTTAACCCGAATTATGACCGGGCATGCCTTAATGTTTGAACAAGATCAATTACAAGAACGCATCAGCCAACTATTTGAACGAATAGAAACACAAATTAAGCAAGTTTTACGAGAGCGTAAAATCCGTGAAGGAGTTGGATTTACCACCGACGAGCGAATTTTATCGAGCCAATTATTAGCTTTCTGTGAAGGTATGATGTCCCGTTATTCTCGTTCAGGATTCGAGTATCTACCGACGATAAATTTTGAGACACGTTGGGCATTATTAGCTAAACAATTAGTGTAAAAAATAACTAGCTACTTTTATGTATCAATTACGTGATCAACTATCAAGGATTCCATTATGAATTTCGAAAATACTATGGAACAAATCATCTTATTTATTGAAAAATATGATAGTGTTGTTCTAAATTATATCGCCCATTTTTGTTTTGCCATTATTATTTTCATCCTTGGGCGGATGATTGCCAGATTTATTAGTCGTCAATTTAGACGCATTTTAACCAGTCGTGATGTCGATCCGACAGTAGTTAAGTTTGTGAGTGCTTTATCTTATTATGCCATTATTATTGTATCGCTGGTTGCCGTATTAGGCCAATTAGGTGTACAAACCGCTTCAATTGTCGCTGTAATCGGTGCAGCCGGTTTAGCCGTCGGTTTAGCCTTACAAGGGTCACTATCTAACTTTGCCGCAGGGGTAATTTTAATAATTTTTCGCCCATTTAAAGTGGGTGAAACAGTCATTATTAATAATCAACGAGGTGTAATAGACTCAATTCAAATCTTCTCTACCACAATTATTACTCCAACCAATGAATTGGTGGTGATACCTAATAGTCAGGTAGTGAGTGCCAATATTATCAATTATACTCGTTTACCGGAAAGACGCTTAGACTTAGTAATTAATGTCGGTTATGATTCTGATATTCAAAAAGTTTATCAAGTGTTAACACACGCAGTTAACCAAACTCAGAATATTTTGACCAGTAAAGAGGCCATCATTCGTTTGGATCTTTTAGATGCTTCGTCGATGAACTTTAATGTCTTAGTTTGGACGCTTAATGCCAATTATGGATCGGTCAAGGCCGAGTTACTTGAAAATATTAAAAACAGCTTAACTGAAAATGGCATCAACATTCCTTATCCAACTATGGATGTCAATGTTAATCCAAACCATTAAATAGATTAATAACCTATCTGCTAACCAATAACGGATAGGTTATTTTACCCACCTCACTAAATTAAATAGTCTTGATCCATATTTAGCGCTGGTTTGTCACAGTCGGGGCAACCAACCACTTTTGCCGGCACGCCAGCGACAGTTGTGTGCGCAGACACTGGCTCTAATACCACTGAACCGGCACCGATTTTAGCCCCTTTGCCAATTTCAATATTTCCTAAAATAGTAGAGTGTGCACCAATCATTACTCCCTCTCGAATTTTAGGATGACGATCACCGTTTTCTTTACCTGTACCGCCTAGTGTTACTGATTGTAAAATAGAAACATCATTTTCAATCACAACCGTTTCACCAATTACAATGCCAGTTGCATGATCAAACATCACACCACAACCAATTTTTGCCGCAGGGTGAATATCCACACCAAAAACAATAGCAATCTGACTTTGTAAGAATGTGGCTAAAGATTTACGATTTTGCATCCAAAGCCAATGTGCTATTCGGTATGCTTGTAAAGATAAAAAACCTTTATAATAGAGTAATGGCGTTGTGTAGTAGTTGGTTGCCGGATCGCGAATATAAACGGCCAAAATATCGGTAATAGCAGCCTTGATAATCCCCTTATCAGCCTCATACGTTTGACGGGCTATCTCTCGAATTTCAATTGCTGGCATAACTTGCGTAGCCAGTTTATTTGCCAAAATATAACTTAATGCACTGCCTAAATTTTCATGATTTAATAGCGTTGCATGGAAATAACTGGCTAACATGGGTTCACTTTCAACTAATTCTGTCGCTTCTTGCCGAATGGCTTGCCATAGCATATCGGGTTTAACAACCGTTTTTATATTGTTCACAACAACTACCTATAGATATTAATCAATATAGTGAACATTGTTTCTCAAACTTAACAAGTAAGCAAGCATTGTCTGCATTAACCGATATCAAAAACAGAAAAATGGAAACAATTTGTTTCCATTTTATCTATATATTTCATGATTGATGGGATTGAAGCTTAGCTTTTTTATCATCACATAGAGTAAATATACCAATGAGTAAAATTGTAAGAACAATACTGGCAAGAATATAAAACGTGGTTGTAAACCCGTTATTGTCAAATAACTTACCGACTATCCATGACAGCACAATAACACCAATATTTGATGAAATATTAAATCCGACTAAATAAAGGGTAGAAGACAACCTTGCATCAAAATTCGCAACTACATATTTAAATACCGCTAAAATAAATAACGGTGTTTCGATAGCATGAAAGAGTTTAACAAATGAAATTAAATAAACATTATCCAATGTGGCAGATAACGCAATGCGACAAATCATCACTAATACGGCAATTAATAGCGATCTTTTAGCGCCCATTTTATTAATAAAATAAGGAGCCAAAATCATAAAGCCCGCTTCTAAAAAGACTTGGAAGGAATTTAAATAACCATAGGTTTCATAACTATCTTCGGGTATTTCAAAAAAACTGGTATAGAAATTAGGAAATAACTGCTGATCATAAATAGTATAAAAACTATTGGTACCAATGATAAAAAAGACAAATAACCAAAACTTCTTCATACCAAATAGTGAAAAAATTTCGCTCATGGTTGGTATCGTTGATTTTGTTTTAGCTAAAACTTCACTACTGTTATCGGTTTTTGATGCTGGATCGTGTTTAGGTTTAAAAGCAAGGTTAATGACAAAATAGGTTGTAGCAATAACCGATGCCATCCAGAAGTTAATATGCGGATTAATACCAAATAAGATACCTGCAATGAATGTAGCAATCGCATAACCAAATGATCCCCAAAATCGAGCGGGTCCAAATTCAAAACCAAATAATCGACTAATACGCTCGATAAACGAATCAATTAATGCACAACCCGAAATAAAGCCAGCACTTAACACCGGTGCTCCAATGCAAGCTCCCAAAATAAAATCGTTTTTAAGTAGAGGTTCATACACATATATTAAAAATGGCCCAATAAGAATCATTACAATACTTTGGAAGGTAATTATCGCCTTTCCGATTTGTAATTTATCTTGAATAACACCGTAGAAGATCATAAAAAACATGGCAGCAGCTGAGTTAGCGGAATAAACAATTCCCAATTGTTCGCCGGATAATCCTATATTACTTTTTAGCCAAATGGCATAAAAAGACCACCAAAGCGACCAAGCTGCATAAAAAGTAATAAGGTAACCTGATGAGAACCAATAGTTTCTATTATATATAATATTCATATTCATATTCATTACTCTTATGTTGTTGAAGTTTAACGTTAACATGTTAAGGTTAACATTATTGTCATAATTAATATGAAATAGATAGTATCGATTATCATAATTGTTACTTACCTCACACTTTTTATCATTTTTATTTGTGGTATCATCAAAATAATAAATTTGAATAATTAATCTTTTAATGCTGAGCAAAAAGGGTTTAACTATGGTTTCACTTAAGGATGTTGCAAAGTTGGCATCGGTATCATTGATGACGGTATCACGTGCAATTAATAATCCGGAAAAACTAAATAAAGAGACTTATAAACGAGTCAAAAAGGCGATTGAGCAACTTAACTATGTTCCGGATTTATCCGCCCGTAAAATACGCGGTGATCATACCGCCCCACACGCTATTGGTGTTTTGGCATTAGAAACGGCAATGACACCATTTTCTGTCGAGCTTTTACAAGCCATTGAAAAAACTGCTCAACAACATGGCTGGAACACCTTTATTGTTAATTTGTTTGATGATAAACAGCCCGATCATGCAATTAACACGTTATTATCTTATCGCCCTGACGGAATTATCTACACGACAATGGGGCTAAGAAAAGTAGAATTACCTGAAAAACTCCTAGGCAAAGATGTTGTATTAGCTAACTGTATCAGTGATTCCGAGCAGCTTGCCTGTTATATTCCTGATGATTACAACGGTCAATATCTGGCAATGCAACAGGTTATTAAAAAAGGTTATCAAAAACCACTTTGTATCTATCTATCTGAAAACACATTAGCCGGTAATATTCGGCGCAAAGCAGCAGAGCAAGCATGGTTAGATGCGGGTCGAAATTTAGATGATATGCTTAGCTATCACACAGTATTACAACATGACCTTGCACAAGAGTATATGATGACGGTGGAAATACTAAAACAGCATTGTAAAAATAAACCGGAATTTGATGTATTGATTTGTGGCAATGATCGAATTGCTTTTGTTGCCTATCAATTCTTACTTAGTCAGGGCTTTAATATTCCAAACGATATTGCAGTGTTAGGTTATGATAATATGGTTGGTACTGGCGAATTGTTCTACCCACCACTAACAACGGTACAGCTTCCACATTACGAAATCGGCGAGCAAGCGGCTTTACATATTATTGGTGGTAACACACAGAAAAAAACCACCTTAGTGGCATCTCCCTTTTCACAACGAGAATCATTATAAGCAGGATCTTAAATCCACCACTTTTTTGTGGTGGATTTAAGATTGGTTAGGCATAAATCGATTTTAATTGCCAACTATCTAATTGCGTCACTACCACCTGACCATTTTCGGCAAATAGATTAATCATTCTTTGAGCCGGTAATTTTGGATAAATACGGCTTGAAAAGCTATATAGATCGCCATTAACAAAGACCTCAACCGAGGAAGCATCTACAAACACATGCAGAGTTAATTTTTTCGTTTTAGGTA
It encodes the following:
- the metE gene encoding 5-methyltetrahydropteroyltriglutamate--homocysteine S-methyltransferase, which encodes MNTAVIGYPRVGKLRELKFATEAYFKGNKTQAELLNEAKALRAEHLQQQASHKIALISSNDFSFYDAVLDTACLLNVIPKRYQDLGLPELDRYFAMARGYQGEKGDVRALAMKKWFNTNYHYLVPEIEDSLQIKLACTKPFDEYQEAKALGIQTKPVVIGALTFFKLAQYLGNKQLVDFKADIIKAYQEIIQKFTALGAQWIQIDEPILVTDLTHEDIALFNELYQSILSVKGTTKVVLQTYFGDVRDCYQQLVALPFDGIGLDFVEGKQSLALLESHGFPADKVLFAGVVNGKNIWKNNYKKTLELVAKIKQKAANIVINTSCSLLHVPYTLQNETKLTIQQRAYFAFAQEKLQELAELGELVKDSNFENSPAYKANQTLFTREREGANQAVRQKVSALKASDFTRLPEFSVREAAQKKAFNLPLLPTTTIGSFPQTPDVRLNRAKFKKGEICLNEYTEFNKQKIAECIKLQEQIGIDVLVHGEFERNDMVEYFGESLNGFVFTEKAWVQSYGTRCVKPPIVWGDISRSKPITVEYSQYAQSLTDKPVKGMLTGPVTILNWSFPREDISQKESVFQIGLAISDEVLDLEAAGIKVIQIDEAALKEKLPLRKADWNSEYLDWAIPAFRLVHSKVQADTQIHTHMCYSEFADIIKDIDAMDADVISFEASRSNLQLIDVLKANNFKTEVGPGVYDIHSPRVPPVAEIKATIEKLLAKIDKQKLWINPDCGLKTRGEKEVVASLEHLVQATLEVRKTLN
- a CDS encoding DUF1440 domain-containing protein, with amino-acid sequence MFGNKINRQIIVWTTLIGGFISALVKWGSEVNMPPRVPGEISPPAAHIDAWLGWLGINSHSLDYVYQTAIVSGAVTLYHWLFSFAFAFVYVFIAYFWNNIRLWYGAFYGIIITVMMHGFLIPLLGFRHPAYDPQGTVGWLWNLNGYELWSEILGHIYWGVSIEICMIAVLAHFSRPIRGEWRQ
- the recN gene encoding DNA repair protein RecN; the encoded protein is MITQLTINNFAIVDQLLVDFTTGMTAITGETGAGKSIAIDALGLCLGNRSDASSIRSGADRVDISACFVLDDTPAAFSWLTENQLDEGNECILRRVINQDGRSKAFINGRAVPISQLKDLGQLLIQIHGQHEPQRLLRSDYQQLLLNHYMNEPSLLSQMNQAYKQWKTACQTYQQYQTSRQEREAHIQLLQYQLKELNEFSPIEGEYQQIDEEYKRLSNSEQLIQLSQQSVMLLDEAEEYNVSNLLNSVKHTVQELSALDPTLSDICNLLEEASIQIKEASYELRHYSESLELDPARVMQLEQRLSKQIALARKHHVAPEALPELHQNLLAEFKQINQQDEQSEQLKADINKYHQVTLELASKLHQKRLAISKTLAKKVTAIMHELSMPNGQFSIEIAYDENRLNEDGADQVTFLVTTNAGQLAQPLAKVASGGELSRIALAIQVLTAQKMDTPALIFDEIDVGISGSTAAKVGQLLRQLGQSTQVITVTHLPQVAGQANQHYFVSKETNGKQTSTDMQKLDEKGRINELARLLGGDKITNATLANAKELLII
- the coaBC gene encoding bifunctional phosphopantothenoylcysteine decarboxylase/phosphopantothenate--cysteine ligase CoaBC; protein product: MNLAGKHILLGIAGGIAAYKCPDLVRQLKKAGAQVHVVLTESASHFVTPLTLQAVSANPVSSDLFDPSAELSMSHIELAKWADLVLIAPATANIIAKIANGIADDLLSTVCLATPAPIAIAPAMNQQMYKAAATQHNLSILSARNCLILGPDTGFQACGDCGPGRMLEPQTMINQLDRYFADSSLLAGTSITITAGPTIEEIDPVRYISNYSSGKMGFAIAKAAAEMGATVTLISGPVNLDTPNNVNRIDVKSANQMYNEAIKFAKKSSIFISCAAVADYRAETIAKKKIKKTDDNNELIIKLVKNPDIVATVAALKRQRPFVVGFAAETNNVKAYALKKLTDKNLDLICANDVSDKSIGFNSDQNALTLYWQNGEQKLPLDNKQQLAKHLLEALIIRYKASHDEKKNRY
- the dut gene encoding dUTP diphosphatase, which translates into the protein MKRKIDIKILDKRLGETFPLPTYATEGSAGIDLRAMFDKTTEIKPGETILTPTGLSMHIADPNLAALVLPRSGLGSKNGIVLGNLVGLIDSDYQGQLFVPIWNRSQTPFVIEQGDRIAQLIIVPVVQAEFNIVDEFTESVRGEGGFGHSGKK
- the slmA gene encoding nucleoid occlusion factor SlmA, producing MIVSNKNKNRKEDILQALATMLQSNEGTQRITTAKLAATVGVSEAALYRHFPSKTKMFESLIVYIEDILLSRINVILQDEPNTMIRLKLILALILGFSEKNPGLTRIMTGHALMFEQDQLQERISQLFERIETQIKQVLRERKIREGVGFTTDERILSSQLLAFCEGMMSRYSRSGFEYLPTINFETRWALLAKQLV
- a CDS encoding mechanosensitive ion channel domain-containing protein, giving the protein MNFENTMEQIILFIEKYDSVVLNYIAHFCFAIIIFILGRMIARFISRQFRRILTSRDVDPTVVKFVSALSYYAIIIVSLVAVLGQLGVQTASIVAVIGAAGLAVGLALQGSLSNFAAGVILIIFRPFKVGETVIINNQRGVIDSIQIFSTTIITPTNELVVIPNSQVVSANIINYTRLPERRLDLVINVGYDSDIQKVYQVLTHAVNQTQNILTSKEAIIRLDLLDASSMNFNVLVWTLNANYGSVKAELLENIKNSLTENGINIPYPTMDVNVNPNH
- the cysE gene encoding serine O-acetyltransferase, translated to MLWQAIRQEATELVESEPMLASYFHATLLNHENLGSALSYILANKLATQVMPAIEIREIARQTYEADKGIIKAAITDILAVYIRDPATNYYTTPLLYYKGFLSLQAYRIAHWLWMQNRKSLATFLQSQIAIVFGVDIHPAAKIGCGVMFDHATGIVIGETVVIENDVSILQSVTLGGTGKENGDRHPKIREGVMIGAHSTILGNIEIGKGAKIGAGSVVLEPVSAHTTVAGVPAKVVGCPDCDKPALNMDQDYLI